From a single Polynucleobacter asymbioticus QLW-P1DMWA-1 genomic region:
- the ispE gene encoding 4-(cytidine 5'-diphospho)-2-C-methyl-D-erythritol kinase: MSKQPQQSLTLRSPAKLNLFLHIVGQRPDGYHLLQSVFQLIDWTDTVHLKRIPENEVRRINPIPDVSPEQDLVVRAAKLVKDFCKIDLGVEIDLKKEIPMGAGLGGGSSDAASTLIGLNTLWNLDLDKKTLSNLGLKLGADVPFFIFGQNAFVEGIGEQIQEISLENRDFLVIFPNRAIPTVSIFHDPELTRDHAPITIDGFLASPLSNQINDCQAVAMRICPEVKQALDWVSQALPGSAPRMSGSGSSVFAVLDPKTDSVKLENLLQSLPKGWIGRVVRGLNKNPAYNLISSD; this comes from the coding sequence ATGAGTAAACAGCCTCAACAGTCTTTAACGCTTCGCTCACCAGCCAAGCTCAATTTATTTCTGCACATTGTTGGCCAACGACCTGATGGCTATCATCTTCTGCAATCTGTTTTTCAGTTAATTGATTGGACTGATACCGTTCACTTAAAACGGATTCCAGAAAATGAAGTTCGTCGCATTAATCCGATACCCGACGTGTCACCAGAACAAGATTTAGTTGTGCGCGCTGCAAAACTAGTAAAGGATTTTTGCAAGATAGATTTGGGTGTTGAAATCGACTTGAAAAAAGAAATTCCTATGGGGGCAGGGCTGGGAGGCGGCTCATCGGATGCAGCAAGCACCTTGATAGGCTTAAATACGCTTTGGAATCTTGATTTAGATAAAAAGACGCTGTCCAACCTAGGTTTGAAACTGGGGGCAGATGTGCCCTTTTTCATTTTTGGTCAAAATGCGTTTGTTGAAGGAATTGGTGAACAAATTCAAGAAATCTCCCTTGAAAATCGGGATTTTCTGGTCATTTTTCCCAACCGAGCTATCCCAACAGTGAGCATTTTTCATGACCCGGAATTGACCCGAGACCATGCTCCGATTACAATTGATGGCTTTCTTGCATCGCCGTTGTCAAATCAGATCAATGATTGTCAGGCAGTAGCGATGCGAATTTGTCCTGAAGTGAAGCAAGCTTTGGATTGGGTTAGTCAGGCGTTACCGGGCTCCGCGCCCCGTATGTCAGGCTCCGGGAGTAGCGTTTTTGCCGTCTTAGACCCTAAGACCGATAGCGTAAAACTGGAAAATCTTTTACAAAGTCTTCCTAAGGGGTGGATAGGTCGGGTTGTTCGGGGGCTAAATAAAAATCCCGCTTACAATTTGATTTCTTCAGATTGA
- a CDS encoding ribose-phosphate pyrophosphokinase, which yields MSSTNADLLTLFTGNANPVLAEAVAKELKLPMGKAFVGRFSDGEIQVEIQENVRGKNVVVIQSTCAPTNDSLMELMIMIDALKRASASRITAVIPYFGYARQDRRPRSARVAISARIVANMLQSVAGIERVLTMDLHADQIQGFFDIPVDNIYASPVLLADLQAQKTQKDLIIVSPDIGGVVRARAMAKQLGTDLAIIDKRRPKANVSEVMHLIGEVEGRHCVIMDDIIDTGGTLCKAAEALKERGAKGVTAYCTHAVLSGGAVARIAASELDELVVTDTIPLTPEAMKVTKIRQLTVAPLLAETLSRISKGDSVMSMFAE from the coding sequence ATGTCCTCCACAAACGCAGATTTATTGACTTTATTTACAGGCAACGCAAATCCGGTTTTGGCTGAGGCAGTAGCCAAAGAGCTCAAGCTCCCTATGGGAAAAGCCTTTGTAGGACGTTTCTCAGACGGTGAAATCCAAGTAGAAATTCAAGAAAACGTTCGCGGCAAAAACGTGGTGGTCATTCAATCGACCTGTGCTCCAACAAATGACAGTTTGATGGAGCTCATGATCATGATTGATGCCCTCAAGCGCGCTTCTGCAAGCCGCATCACCGCAGTGATTCCTTACTTTGGCTATGCTCGTCAAGATCGTCGTCCCCGCTCAGCTCGTGTGGCTATCTCCGCTCGCATCGTAGCCAATATGCTTCAATCGGTTGCCGGCATTGAGCGTGTTTTGACCATGGATCTTCATGCCGACCAAATTCAGGGCTTTTTTGATATCCCGGTAGATAACATCTATGCGTCTCCAGTGCTGTTGGCTGATCTACAGGCACAGAAGACCCAAAAAGACCTCATCATCGTCTCTCCCGACATTGGGGGCGTAGTACGTGCCCGTGCCATGGCAAAGCAATTAGGCACTGATTTAGCGATTATTGATAAACGTCGCCCTAAAGCCAACGTCTCCGAAGTGATGCACTTAATCGGCGAAGTAGAAGGCCGCCATTGCGTGATCATGGATGACATCATCGATACTGGCGGCACCCTCTGTAAGGCTGCTGAAGCCCTTAAAGAGCGTGGCGCTAAGGGTGTTACTGCCTATTGCACCCATGCCGTTCTATCAGGCGGTGCAGTGGCCAGAATTGCAGCGTCTGAATTGGATGAATTAGTGGTTACAGACACTATTCCCCTCACCCCAGAAGCGATGAAAGTCACCAAAATTCGTCAATTGACTGTTGCCCCACTGCTTGCCGAGACTCTTTCTCGCATTAGCAAAGGTGATTCAGTCATGTCCATGTTTGCCGAATAA
- a CDS encoding 50S ribosomal protein L25/general stress protein Ctc produces MKVVAFERSVQGTGASRRLRNSGKTPGIVYGSKDPALVIELDHNALFHALRKEAFHSSILDLEIDGKAQKVLLRDYQMHPFKPLVLHIDFQRVSASEKVHMRVPLHFTNADTSAAVKLQGAVISHILTELEVSCLPADLPEFVEVDLAKIEVGHGIHAKDIALPKGVTLVLHVEQENPVLANARIPAVKAAEPTDAPTAPAAAPGAEAPKDKA; encoded by the coding sequence ATGAAAGTAGTTGCCTTTGAAAGAAGCGTACAGGGAACGGGTGCGAGCCGCCGTCTGCGCAATTCCGGAAAAACTCCGGGAATCGTTTACGGTAGTAAAGATCCAGCCTTGGTCATTGAGTTAGACCACAACGCGTTGTTCCATGCTCTCCGCAAGGAAGCGTTCCACTCATCCATTTTAGATTTGGAAATCGACGGTAAAGCACAGAAAGTGTTGTTACGCGATTACCAAATGCATCCATTTAAGCCATTGGTTTTGCACATTGACTTCCAGCGCGTATCCGCTTCTGAGAAAGTTCATATGCGCGTTCCATTGCACTTCACTAATGCTGACACTTCAGCTGCCGTGAAATTGCAAGGCGCTGTTATCAGCCACATCCTTACTGAACTCGAAGTTTCTTGCTTACCAGCAGACTTGCCAGAGTTTGTTGAAGTGGACTTGGCCAAGATTGAAGTTGGACATGGTATTCATGCTAAAGACATCGCATTGCCAAAAGGTGTTACTTTGGTATTGCATGTTGAACAAGAGAATCCAGTACTTGCCAATGCACGTATCCCAGCGGTTAAAGCTGCTGAGCCTACGGATGCTCCTACTGCACCAGCAGCCGCTCCTGGGGCTGAAGCACCAAAGGATAAGGCTTAA
- the pth gene encoding aminoacyl-tRNA hydrolase, translating to MTKLIVGLGNPGEEHTEDRHNAGFWFLDVLAKQLNSRFESEKRFHGKVAKAKWEGEDLFLLKPSTYMNLSGQSVGALCRFHKITPAEILVVQDELDLKPGTARLKLGGGTGGHNGLKDIQAHLSTPEYWRLRLGIGHPRDLAGDGRPMDVADYVLRRPQLAEQKMIDASIENGLQILPLFLKGDTQTAMMELHSKA from the coding sequence ATGACTAAATTAATTGTTGGCCTCGGCAACCCTGGAGAGGAACATACAGAAGATCGGCACAATGCTGGCTTCTGGTTTTTGGACGTCTTAGCCAAACAATTAAATTCACGTTTTGAATCTGAGAAACGCTTTCATGGAAAAGTAGCAAAGGCGAAATGGGAAGGCGAGGATCTCTTTTTACTTAAGCCAAGTACCTATATGAATTTAAGCGGTCAATCGGTTGGTGCATTGTGTCGCTTTCATAAAATCACACCAGCTGAAATCTTGGTAGTACAAGATGAGCTTGATCTGAAGCCTGGCACTGCACGCCTGAAGTTGGGGGGTGGCACAGGTGGTCACAATGGCTTAAAAGATATACAAGCCCATTTAAGTACGCCAGAATACTGGCGCCTTCGCTTAGGTATTGGGCATCCGCGAGACCTTGCAGGTGATGGTCGCCCTATGGATGTGGCTGATTATGTGTTACGCAGACCACAGCTAGCTGAGCAAAAGATGATTGATGCCAGTATTGAAAATGGGCTGCAAATTTTGCCGCTATTTTTAAAAGGCGATACGCAAACTGCCATGATGGAGCTGCATTCTAAGGCTTAA
- a CDS encoding YfhL family 4Fe-4S dicluster ferredoxin: protein MALLITDECINCDVCEPECPNDAIYMGLEIYEIDPAKCTECVGHYDAPQCRQVCPVDCIPFHPDYVESQDQLMAKYRQLTAAKKANSA from the coding sequence ATGGCTTTATTGATTACTGACGAATGCATCAACTGTGATGTGTGCGAGCCAGAGTGTCCCAATGATGCAATTTATATGGGTTTAGAGATTTACGAGATCGACCCAGCGAAGTGCACTGAATGTGTCGGGCACTATGATGCACCTCAATGTCGTCAGGTCTGTCCAGTCGATTGCATTCCATTTCATCCTGACTATGTGGAATCTCAAGACCAGTTAATGGCAAAGTACCGTCAATTAACTGCTGCTAAAAAAGCCAATTCAGCTTAA
- the coaD gene encoding pantetheine-phosphate adenylyltransferase, with amino-acid sequence MTVAVYPGTFDPFTRGHEDLVRRASSIFSELIVGVADSRSKRPFFGLQERIDIAKEVLGHYHNVKVVGFSGLLKDFAREHNARVIVRGLRAVSDFEYEFQMAGMNRYLLPDVETLFLTPSDQYQFISGTFVREIASMGGDVSKFVFPSVEKWLVQKIASGTQHSE; translated from the coding sequence ATGACTGTTGCTGTATACCCCGGAACATTTGATCCCTTTACCCGTGGGCATGAAGATTTAGTTCGTCGTGCTTCTAGTATTTTTAGTGAGCTGATCGTCGGTGTTGCCGATAGCCGCAGCAAGCGTCCTTTTTTCGGGCTGCAAGAGCGTATCGATATTGCTAAGGAAGTTTTAGGTCACTACCACAATGTCAAGGTCGTTGGTTTTTCAGGCTTGTTAAAAGATTTTGCCCGAGAGCACAATGCTCGCGTGATTGTGCGTGGTTTACGTGCCGTATCTGACTTTGAATATGAGTTCCAGATGGCCGGCATGAATCGTTATCTTTTGCCAGACGTTGAAACTTTATTTTTAACCCCATCTGATCAATACCAATTTATCTCGGGCACCTTTGTTCGTGAGATTGCTTCAATGGGTGGTGATGTGAGTAAATTTGTATTCCCATCGGTAGAAAAATGGCTCGTCCAAAAGATTGCCTCTGGCACTCAGCATTCTGAGTAG
- the rsmD gene encoding 16S rRNA (guanine(966)-N(2))-methyltransferase RsmD, producing the protein MELPKKIRIIGGNWRSRLLTVLDIPGLRPTTDRIRETLFNWLGQDLSGLRCLDLFAGTGALGFEAASRGASFVALLEKDKKAHANLRTNFQLLQSSPAAGIVEILHRDSLEYLKQQTDYSSHLIFIDPPFGDAHLLDLAVIEAARVCDDSEGGGIYVEFPSSRPRQEIEALLPGWDCGKYLEAGQVKACLFRSGRG; encoded by the coding sequence GTGGAGTTGCCCAAGAAGATTCGCATTATTGGTGGCAACTGGAGAAGTCGTCTATTAACTGTTCTTGATATTCCCGGTCTGCGTCCAACAACAGATCGTATTCGCGAGACTTTATTTAATTGGCTGGGTCAAGATTTAAGTGGTCTGCGCTGTTTGGATTTGTTTGCAGGAACCGGCGCTTTGGGTTTTGAGGCAGCCTCGCGTGGGGCAAGCTTTGTTGCACTGCTCGAGAAGGATAAAAAAGCCCATGCAAACTTACGAACCAATTTTCAACTTTTGCAGTCTTCTCCTGCCGCTGGCATCGTTGAAATTCTGCATCGAGACAGTCTAGAGTATTTAAAACAACAGACTGATTATTCAAGCCATTTAATTTTTATTGACCCACCTTTTGGTGATGCCCACCTATTGGATTTGGCTGTAATAGAGGCTGCTAGGGTGTGTGATGACTCTGAGGGTGGGGGTATTTACGTGGAATTTCCCTCTAGCCGTCCTCGCCAAGAAATAGAGGCCCTCCTGCCAGGCTGGGATTGTGGAAAATACTTAGAGGCCGGTCAGGTAAAAGCCTGTCTATTTCGGAGTGGAAGAGGCTAA
- a CDS encoding M16 family metallopeptidase, translating to MIASYKTISVVLLVFGLFGKAYAILPIEQLDSYKGAKAYLVQTKALPMVDIEVSIDAGDRYDPTGKSGLADMTAALMNYGARDNKGVLTEAQIADEIADLGANIGLSVGDERAVLRIRSLSRQDLRERAVQLAATMLSAPTYDPKIVEREKQRTITNLREAETKPEFVLDKRFKKLVYGSYPLANTPTAKSVAAVSANDLAQFHKQFYRGDRMIVSIVGDVDRAQANQIVQALLNQIPESGAPITKLPELDRSPVEPLDQREIQIPFDSQQAHIAMGMTAVTRNNPDYFPLMVGNYVLGGGGFVSRLMTEVREKRGLAYSVFSYFAPGKSTGIFQAGLQTKSDQGSLALEVMSSTIAQFIADGPTPSELAAAKANLMNGYPLRIDNNRKLLDNVSSIAWNDLPLDTMEVWTKQVEAVTLEQVKDAFQKYLAMDRMKIVMLGAQNK from the coding sequence ATGATTGCTTCCTATAAAACTATTTCAGTCGTTCTCTTGGTCTTCGGTTTATTTGGCAAGGCTTATGCCATCTTGCCAATTGAACAATTAGATTCCTATAAGGGTGCTAAGGCCTATTTAGTGCAAACCAAGGCCTTACCTATGGTCGATATCGAAGTCAGCATTGATGCCGGGGATCGTTATGATCCTACTGGTAAAAGCGGCTTAGCTGATATGACTGCCGCTCTGATGAATTATGGGGCTCGAGACAATAAAGGCGTTTTAACTGAGGCGCAAATTGCCGATGAAATCGCTGACTTGGGCGCCAATATCGGCCTATCGGTTGGTGATGAGCGAGCAGTTTTACGTATTCGTAGTTTGAGTAGACAAGACTTGCGTGAGCGTGCAGTGCAATTGGCTGCCACCATGCTGAGCGCGCCAACTTACGATCCAAAAATTGTTGAGCGAGAAAAGCAAAGAACGATTACAAATTTACGTGAAGCAGAAACAAAGCCAGAGTTTGTCTTAGATAAACGATTCAAAAAATTAGTATATGGAAGCTACCCATTAGCCAATACGCCAACAGCAAAGTCAGTGGCCGCAGTAAGCGCTAACGATCTAGCGCAATTTCATAAACAGTTTTATCGTGGCGATCGTATGATCGTGAGCATTGTTGGTGATGTTGATCGGGCTCAAGCCAATCAAATTGTGCAGGCATTATTAAATCAAATTCCTGAATCAGGTGCGCCTATTACAAAGCTTCCAGAGTTGGATCGATCGCCTGTAGAGCCATTAGATCAAAGGGAAATTCAAATTCCCTTTGATTCCCAACAGGCCCACATCGCAATGGGTATGACTGCGGTGACTCGTAATAATCCCGATTACTTTCCATTAATGGTGGGGAATTATGTATTAGGCGGTGGCGGCTTTGTGTCACGCCTGATGACGGAGGTTCGTGAAAAGCGTGGCCTAGCCTACAGTGTCTTTAGTTATTTTGCTCCTGGAAAAAGTACCGGTATTTTTCAGGCGGGCTTGCAGACCAAGAGCGATCAGGGCTCTTTGGCTCTTGAAGTAATGAGCTCAACCATTGCACAATTTATTGCTGATGGCCCCACTCCATCTGAACTGGCAGCAGCTAAAGCAAACTTAATGAATGGCTATCCATTGCGGATTGATAACAATCGTAAATTGCTTGATAACGTTTCTTCTATTGCATGGAATGACTTACCACTCGACACAATGGAGGTTTGGACCAAACAAGTCGAGGCAGTCACTTTGGAGCAGGTCAAAGATGCCTTTCAAAAGTATCTTGCAATGGATCGCATGAAAATCGTCATGCTGGGGGCTCAAAATAAATAA
- a CDS encoding M16 family metallopeptidase, with the protein MRSNLLRISFVLLFFAQFSWAAGTEPADTTEYQLNNGLKLIVREDHRAPTVAHMVWYRAGSMDEINGRTGVAHVLEHMMFKGTDKVKAGEFSRLVAAVGGRENAFTNRDYTAYFQQVEKSKLDDVMKLEADRMSNLNFDDAEFLKEIQVVMEERRLRTEDNPSSLLNESLMATAYMSSPYRHPVVGWMNDLQNMKASDARDWYKGWYAPNNATVVVAGDVDPKQVLAAVEKYYGPISTHELPVRKPQIEPPQKGIKQVQVKAPADNAQLTMAWKVPRLEPGKLDEVDPYALELLTAVLDGYDNARLNRTLVKQEKVVNDVGVDYDMVSRGPELFVISTTMAKGKTVEQAQKSIRNALEDLKKDGILESELKRIKVRILSEQIYKRDSIFGQAMEIGSTEMAGFSWKDIDYMLEKMQTITPAQVQAVAKKYLVDEGLTIAVLDPQARKAAASKEGK; encoded by the coding sequence ATGCGTTCCAATTTACTCCGAATTTCCTTTGTCCTTCTGTTTTTTGCCCAATTTTCTTGGGCTGCAGGCACTGAACCTGCCGATACCACTGAATACCAATTAAATAATGGTCTCAAATTAATTGTGCGAGAAGATCACCGGGCGCCAACGGTTGCTCACATGGTCTGGTATCGGGCTGGATCAATGGATGAAATCAATGGTCGGACTGGTGTGGCGCATGTGCTTGAGCACATGATGTTCAAGGGTACTGATAAGGTGAAGGCCGGTGAGTTTTCTCGTTTAGTTGCGGCGGTTGGTGGCCGTGAAAATGCCTTTACTAACCGTGACTATACTGCTTATTTTCAGCAGGTGGAAAAATCAAAATTAGATGATGTGATGAAGTTGGAAGCAGACCGCATGTCCAATTTGAACTTTGACGATGCTGAATTTTTAAAAGAAATTCAGGTAGTAATGGAAGAGCGTCGTTTGCGAACGGAAGATAACCCCAGCAGTCTTCTTAATGAATCTTTAATGGCAACTGCTTACATGAGTTCGCCTTATCGTCATCCAGTTGTTGGCTGGATGAATGATTTACAGAATATGAAAGCCTCTGATGCGCGTGACTGGTATAAAGGCTGGTATGCGCCTAATAATGCAACCGTCGTAGTTGCTGGCGATGTCGATCCAAAGCAAGTATTGGCTGCGGTAGAAAAATATTATGGCCCTATCTCCACACATGAGTTGCCGGTTCGTAAGCCACAAATTGAGCCACCTCAAAAAGGAATAAAGCAAGTTCAGGTGAAGGCCCCGGCTGATAACGCTCAGCTGACGATGGCTTGGAAGGTCCCAAGACTTGAGCCTGGCAAGCTAGATGAGGTTGACCCATATGCACTTGAGCTACTCACTGCCGTCCTTGATGGTTATGACAATGCACGCTTAAATCGCACGCTCGTTAAACAAGAAAAAGTAGTCAATGATGTCGGCGTAGATTACGACATGGTTTCTCGTGGACCAGAATTATTTGTAATTAGTACGACGATGGCTAAAGGAAAAACAGTAGAACAAGCTCAGAAAAGTATTCGCAATGCACTTGAGGATTTGAAGAAAGACGGAATATTAGAATCTGAGCTCAAAAGAATTAAAGTCCGCATTTTGTCAGAGCAAATCTATAAGCGAGACTCTATCTTTGGCCAGGCAATGGAAATTGGCAGTACTGAGATGGCAGGATTTTCCTGGAAAGACATCGACTACATGTTGGAAAAAATGCAGACCATTACACCTGCGCAAGTGCAGGCCGTTGCTAAGAAATATTTAGTTGATGAGGGTTTAACGATTGCGGTTTTAGATCCGCAGGCGCGTAAGGCAGCAGCAAGCAAGGAGGGCAAGTAA
- the ftsY gene encoding signal recognition particle-docking protein FtsY, translating to MFGLRKTLGSLFKTSKTDEAWFDTLEESLIQSDVGLPTTEQLIIKLRKAAKSEKASSPEELQALLIQEVSTLLGSLEPNPNPLFTDQKIHIPEVWLVVGVNGAGKTTTIGKLCKLFQSQGKSVLLAAGDTFRAAARNQLQEWGGRNQVDVITQDGGDAAAVAHDAIHAANSRKSDILIIDTAGRLATQDHLMEELKKVKRVIGKALPGAPHHTLLVLDGNTGQNGLSQVKAFHAALGLTGLIVTKLDGTAKGGVICALAHTLKDEPKPAVLALGKGEGIDDLVPFTAHQYSSELFN from the coding sequence ATGTTCGGCCTACGTAAAACCCTCGGATCCCTATTCAAAACCAGCAAGACGGATGAAGCTTGGTTTGATACTTTAGAAGAGTCACTCATTCAAAGTGATGTGGGCCTCCCCACAACTGAACAATTGATTATCAAATTACGTAAAGCTGCAAAATCTGAAAAAGCATCCAGCCCAGAAGAGCTCCAGGCACTCCTCATACAAGAAGTGAGTACCTTACTAGGTTCACTAGAACCAAATCCAAACCCATTATTTACAGATCAGAAGATCCATATTCCCGAGGTTTGGTTGGTAGTAGGGGTGAATGGTGCAGGCAAAACCACCACTATTGGCAAGTTATGCAAGCTCTTTCAATCTCAAGGTAAATCGGTATTACTGGCAGCTGGCGACACTTTTAGGGCGGCCGCTAGAAATCAACTTCAAGAATGGGGTGGCAGAAATCAAGTGGATGTCATCACTCAAGATGGTGGTGACGCAGCTGCCGTAGCCCATGATGCAATTCATGCGGCCAACTCTCGCAAGAGTGACATCTTAATTATTGATACAGCGGGACGACTGGCTACCCAAGATCACCTCATGGAAGAGCTCAAAAAAGTGAAGCGGGTGATTGGCAAGGCGCTTCCTGGCGCCCCTCACCACACCCTACTGGTACTAGATGGCAACACAGGACAGAATGGTTTAAGCCAGGTAAAGGCCTTTCATGCAGCCCTGGGACTTACAGGGCTCATTGTTACTAAGTTAGATGGCACCGCCAAAGGGGGTGTCATTTGCGCCCTTGCTCACACTCTGAAAGATGAACCCAAACCGGCTGTTTTAGCCCTAGGCAAAGGTGAAGGAATTGATGATTTAGTGCCTTTCACAGCCCACCAGTATTCATCTGAATTATTCAATTAA
- the rpoH gene encoding RNA polymerase sigma factor RpoH, producing MVQKKFDKPTMQRLPVAQAATASAFPMLPTLGVGTLDSYIAYVNRVPMLSAAEELHLAQEFRRTENVDAAKTLVLSHLRLVVSVARQYLGYGIPHADLIQEGNIGLMKAVKRYDPNNGARLVSYAIHWIKAEIHEYILKNWRLVKTATTKAQRKLFFNLRSNKPTLSALTPSEVDALAKALDVKGSDVKEMEMRLAGGDIALEGDDSDDESAYAPIQWLADNTQEPTARIASAEADALQGPRLDQALMSLDERSRNIVQSRWLAMDAEGNGTKTLHDLAAEYGISAERVRQIETAALKKMRGLLEAQAA from the coding sequence ATGGTACAAAAGAAATTCGACAAACCGACTATGCAAAGGCTGCCTGTAGCGCAGGCTGCGACGGCGTCTGCATTTCCAATGTTGCCGACTCTTGGGGTTGGCACTCTCGACTCATACATTGCATACGTTAATCGCGTACCAATGCTCAGCGCTGCGGAAGAATTACATCTTGCGCAGGAGTTTCGTCGCACTGAAAATGTAGATGCAGCGAAGACATTGGTGCTTTCGCATCTCCGTCTCGTTGTTTCAGTTGCGCGTCAATATCTTGGCTATGGCATTCCTCATGCCGACTTAATTCAAGAAGGCAATATCGGCCTAATGAAAGCAGTCAAACGCTACGACCCAAATAATGGTGCACGACTTGTTTCTTACGCGATTCATTGGATCAAAGCAGAAATTCATGAGTACATTCTCAAAAATTGGCGCCTAGTAAAGACAGCAACCACCAAAGCACAACGCAAATTGTTCTTTAACTTACGTAGCAATAAGCCAACCTTGAGCGCACTTACTCCTAGCGAGGTAGATGCACTAGCTAAGGCATTGGATGTCAAAGGCTCGGATGTTAAAGAAATGGAAATGCGGCTTGCTGGTGGAGACATTGCATTAGAGGGCGATGACAGCGATGATGAATCCGCGTATGCGCCCATTCAATGGCTAGCTGATAACACTCAAGAGCCCACAGCGCGCATTGCCAGCGCAGAGGCGGATGCTCTACAAGGCCCTAGATTGGATCAAGCCTTGATGTCTCTAGACGAGCGTAGTCGCAACATTGTGCAATCTCGCTGGTTAGCCATGGATGCTGAAGGTAACGGAACAAAAACACTTCATGATTTAGCCGCAGAATATGGCATTTCAGCAGAACGTGTGCGCCAAATTGAGACAGCCGCTCTTAAAAAGATGCGCGGCCTCTTAGAAGCTCAGGCAGCTTAA
- a CDS encoding SCO family protein, whose amino-acid sequence MNLHFLRFFCVAIICCVLAACSPKPEFKNIDITGSTSFGKDFSLLDPDGNVRTLADFKGKVVVMFFGYTQCPDVCPTTLTEMQQVMTLLGPQSDKVQVLFVTVDPERDTAAILKQYVPSFDPRFLGLRPADDAALEKVTKDFKIYYKKVPGSTPGSYTMDHTAGSYAFDPEGRLRLYIKHAQGPETLAHDLKELLK is encoded by the coding sequence ATGAATCTCCATTTTTTGCGTTTTTTTTGTGTTGCCATCATTTGTTGTGTATTGGCTGCCTGTAGCCCTAAACCAGAGTTCAAGAACATTGATATCACTGGCAGCACTTCCTTTGGCAAGGACTTCAGTCTGTTGGATCCCGATGGCAATGTCAGAACCTTGGCCGATTTCAAAGGCAAAGTGGTGGTGATGTTCTTTGGGTATACACAATGCCCTGATGTTTGCCCTACAACGCTTACTGAAATGCAGCAGGTGATGACTCTACTTGGCCCTCAATCAGATAAGGTGCAGGTGCTTTTTGTGACGGTTGATCCTGAACGAGATACCGCTGCTATTTTGAAGCAGTATGTCCCTTCGTTTGATCCACGTTTTTTAGGCTTGCGGCCAGCTGATGATGCGGCTTTAGAAAAAGTGACAAAAGACTTTAAGATTTACTACAAGAAAGTTCCAGGCTCGACTCCAGGTTCTTACACCATGGACCATACTGCTGGCAGTTATGCGTTTGACCCTGAAGGGCGCTTACGCTTGTATATTAAGCATGCCCAAGGACCAGAGACCTTGGCGCATGACTTAAAAGAATTGTTGAAATAA
- the cyoE gene encoding heme o synthase, which yields MSTSNSSIPASMPRWRQYWVLTKPRVTQLAVFCAVIGMFLATPGMVPYPVLFGGIAGIWLLAGAAFAVNCLIEQAVDAKMKRTSWRPSATGEVTPFHIIIFSIILGSLGMIILWNFCNPLTMWLTLATFVGYAVIYTWLLKPATPQNIVIGGLSGAMPPALGWAAVTNGLSAEAWLLVLIIFVWTPPHFWALALYRRDDYVQSGLPMLPVTHGERFTLLNILLYTLILIAATLLPYIYGMSGIIYLISAIVLGLMFLAYVIALFVSYSDALAKKTFRFSITYLSLLFAALLIDHYFL from the coding sequence ATGAGCACATCCAACTCTTCAATACCTGCATCAATGCCACGGTGGCGTCAATACTGGGTGCTAACCAAACCTAGAGTGACGCAGCTTGCCGTTTTTTGTGCAGTGATTGGAATGTTCTTGGCTACACCCGGCATGGTTCCCTACCCAGTTTTATTTGGTGGAATTGCTGGCATCTGGTTGCTGGCGGGCGCGGCATTTGCAGTCAACTGTTTAATTGAACAAGCGGTAGATGCCAAGATGAAGCGAACTTCTTGGCGCCCCTCTGCGACTGGAGAGGTAACCCCTTTTCACATCATCATTTTTTCAATCATTCTCGGCTCTTTGGGAATGATTATTTTGTGGAATTTCTGTAACCCACTCACGATGTGGCTTACATTGGCAACCTTTGTTGGCTATGCAGTGATTTATACCTGGCTACTCAAGCCCGCCACGCCTCAAAATATTGTGATTGGTGGTCTTTCTGGCGCCATGCCTCCAGCCCTCGGTTGGGCCGCAGTTACCAATGGCTTATCCGCTGAAGCTTGGCTATTAGTTCTCATTATTTTTGTATGGACCCCGCCCCATTTTTGGGCTCTGGCCCTGTATCGTCGTGATGACTATGTGCAGTCGGGTTTGCCGATGTTGCCTGTGACTCACGGCGAACGCTTTACGCTGCTCAATATTTTGTTGTACACCCTAATTTTGATTGCTGCTACCTTACTGCCATACATCTACGGTATGAGTGGCATTATTTATTTAATCTCTGCAATTGTGTTGGGGTTGATGTTTTTGGCTTACGTCATCGCATTATTTGTTTCCTATAGCGATGCTCTTGCGAAGAAGACCTTTCGCTTTTCTATTACCTATCTGTCTTTACTATTCGCAGCTCTGCTCATTGATCACTACTTTCTCTAA